The following proteins come from a genomic window of Miscanthus floridulus cultivar M001 chromosome 2, ASM1932011v1, whole genome shotgun sequence:
- the LOC136528499 gene encoding subtilisin-like protease, which yields MEMNKSRGCRATLLLLLSLALRGAAYLQERKNFIVHLRPREGADGGSVEEWHRSFLSQAAAAAGLDSAADDGPRIIYSYSDVFTGFAARLTDEEAEALRATDGCARLYPEVFLPLATTRSPGFLGLHLGNEGFWSRSGFGRGVVIGILDTGILPSHPSFGDDGLQPPPKGWKGTCEFKNIAGGGCNNKIIGARAFGSAAVNSTAPPVDDAGHGTHTASTAAGNFVENANIRGNADGTASGMAPHAHLSIYKVCTRSRCSIMDIIAGLDAAVKDGVDVLSFSIGAYSATQFNYDPIAIAAFKAMERGIFVSCAAGNAGPDPGTVGNGAPWMLTVAAGTMDRAIRTNVKLGNGEEFHGESLFQPRNNSAADPLPLVYPGADGFDASRDCSVLGGAEVTGKVVLCESRGLSGRIEAGQTVAAYGGVGMIVMNKAAEGYTTFADAHVLPASHVSYEAGAKIMAYLNSTANGTASIDFKGTIIGSYPSPTVTFFSSRGPSKASPGILKPDITGPGMNILAAWAPSDSHTEFSDGGADLSFFVESGTSMSTPHLSGIAALLKSLHPDWSPAAIKSAIMTTSDAVDRTGLPIKDEQYRHATFYAMGAGYVNPALAFDPGLVYDLHADDYIPYLCGLGLGDDGVTEVAHRPVACGGLRAITEAELNYPSLVVNLLSQPITVNRTVTNVGKASSVYTAVVDMPKDVSVTVQPPMLRFTELKEKQSFTVTVRWAGQPNVAGAEGTVKWVSNDYIVRSPLVIPPKGE from the coding sequence ATGGAGATGAACAAGTCCCGGGGGTGTCGCGccaccctgctgctgctcctgtcgCTGGCTCTCCGCGGCGCGGCGTACCTGCAGGAGCGGAAGAACTTCATCGTGCACCTCCGGCCGCGGGAAGGCGCCGACGGCGGCTCCGTCGAGGAGTGGCACCGCTCGTTCCTatcgcaggcggcggcggcggcagggctGGACTCCGCGGCCGACGATGGCCCGCGGATCATATACTCCTACAGCGACGTCTTCACCGGCTTCGCCGCGCGGCTCACGGACGAGGAGGCGGAGGCGCTGAGGGCCACGGACGGGTGCGCGCGGCTGTACCCGGAGGTGTTCCTGCCGCTCGCCACCACCCGCTCGccgggcttcctcggcctccacCTCGGGAACGAGGGCTTCTGGAGCCGCTCCGGCTTCGGGCGCGGGGTGGTGATTGGGATCCTGGACACGGGGATCCTGCCCAGCCACCCGTCCTTCGGCGACGACGGGCTCCAGCCGCCGCCCAAGGGGTGGAAGGGGACCTGCGAGTTCAAGAACATCGCCGGGGGCGGATGCAACAACAAGATCATCGGGGCGCGCGCGTTCGGGAGCGCGGCGGTGAACTCGACGGCGCCGCCCGTCGACGACGCGGGCCACGGCACGCACACGGCCAGCACGGCCGCGGGGAACTTCGTCGAGAACGCCAACATCAGGGGCAACGCGGACGGCACGGCGTCCGGGATGGCGCCGCACGCGCACCTCTCCATCTACAAGGTGTGCACGCGCAGCCGCTGCTCCATCATGGACATCATCGCCGGGCTGGACGCCGCCGTCAAGGACGGCGTCGACGTGCTGTCCTTCTCCATCGGCGCCTACTCGGCCACGCAGTTCAACTACGACCCCATCGCCATCGCCGCGTTCAAGGCCATGGAGCGCGGCATCTTCGTCAGCTGCGCCGCGGGCAACGCGGGGCCGGACCCCGGCACGGTCGGCAACGGCGCGCCGTGGATGCTCACCGTCGCCGCGGGCACCATGGACCGCGCGATACGGACCAATGTGAAGCTCGGCAACGGCGAGGAGTTCCACGGAGAGTCCCTGTTCCAGCCCAGGAACAACTCCGCCGCGGACCCGCTCCCGCTGGTGTACCCCGGCGCGGACGGCTTCGACGCCAGCCGCGACTGCAGCGTGCTGGGCGGCGCCGAGGTGACCGGCAAGGTGGTGCTCTGCGAGAGCAGGGGCCTGAGCGGCCGCATCGAGGCCGGCCAGACCGTGGCGGCGTACGGCGGCGTGGGCATGATCGTGATGAACAAGGCGGCGGAGGGGTACACCACCTTCGCCGACGCGCACGTCCTCCCGGCGTCGCACGTCAGCTACGAGGCCGGGGCCAAGATCATGGCCTACCTCAACTCCACGGCCAACGGGACGGCGAGCATCGACTTCAAGGGGACGATCATCGGCTCGTACCCGTCGCCGACGGTCACCTTCTTCTCGTCCCGTGGGCCGAGCAAGGCGAGCCCGGGCATCCTGAAGCCGGACATCACGGGCCCCGGCATGAACATCCTCGCGGCGTGGGCGCCGAGCGACTCGCACACGGAGTTCTCCGACGGCGGGGCCGACCTCTCCTTCTTCGTCGAGTCCGGGACGTCCATGTCGACGCCGCACCTGAGCGGCATCGCGGCGCTCCTCAAGAGCCTGCACCCAGACTGGTCACCGGCCGCGATCAAGTCTGCGATCATGACGACGTCCGACGCCGTGGACCGCACGGGCCTGCCCATCAAGGACGAGCAGTACCGGCACGCCACCTTCTACGCCATGGGCGCGGGCTACGTGAACCCGGCGCTCGCCTTCGACCCGGGCCTGGTCTACGACCTCCACGCCGACGACTACATCCCCTACCTCTGCGGGCTGGGGCTCGGCGACGACGGCGTCACTGAGGTCGCCCACCGCCCCGTCGCCTGCGGCGGCCTCAGGGCCATCACCGAAGCGGAGCTCAACTACCCGTCCCTCGTCGTCAACCTGCTGTCCCAGCCCATCACTGTGAACCGCACGGTGACCAACGTGGGCAAGGCGAGCTCCGTGTACACCGCCGTGGTGGACATGCCCAAGGACGTGTCGGTGACCGTGCAGCCGCCCATGCTCCGGTTCACGGAGCTGAAAGAGAAGCAGAGCTTCACGGTGACGGTGCGGTGGGCGGGGCAGCCCAACGTGGCCGGCGCCGAGGGCACCGTCAAGTGGGTCTCCAATGATTACATCGTGAGGAGCCCTCTTGTGATTCCACCCAAGGGAGAGTAG